The genome window CGACATAGTGGGCCAGTGACACGGCGTCGGCCGTCGTCACGCCGTCGATGACCTTGGTGGATCCGAGCCCGAAGGCCAGCAGCGTGACGCCGAGCGCCAGCCGGCCGACGATGGTGGTGGTGCCTCCCGCAGAGACGTCGTTGTCCACGGCGGGCTCCCTTCTTGTCCTGCGTGTACGGTACGCGGTGACCGATATATGCCCTTCACAAGGGCACAAACACCTCCGCGCACGAAGATTTCCAGGGGAAACCAAAAGGGAGTTCGCGCTACCCACGGCGCATCTCACCTGGGCCAACGGGGAGTTGCGGAATCACAACGGCGGAGGTGCGAGCCGGGGGCGCGCGGTGGCTGTAAATCGCGCCCCCCAAGGAGCGCGGGGAACGGCGCGCGCAACCACGCACGCCCGGCAGTCGGCGTACGGCCCGCCCGGGCACCCCGGTGGTCGAATCAGGGGCCTGCGCGGAGCGACAACTCAGGGAATGACGATCACCGGGCGCTGGGCGCGCTTGGCGAGGCGGCCGGCGACCGAGCCGAAGATGCGGCCGACGATGCCGTGCGTGGAGCCGACGACGATCGCGTCCGCCTCGTACTCGCGGCCCACCTCTTCGAGTTCGTGGCAGATGTCACCGCCGCGCTCGACCAGGATCCAGGGCACGTCGGCGAGATGATCCGCGCAGGCCAGCTCCAGACCCAGAACCTCCGTACGGTGGTCCGGCACGTCCACGAAGACCGGCGGCTCGCAGCCCGCCCACACCGTGGTGGGCAGCCGGTTGGCGACGTGGACGATGATCAGGCCCGACCCCGAGCGGTACGCCATGCCGATCGCGTACGCGAGGGCGCGCTCACTGGAGGTGGAGCCGTCGAAGCCGACGACAACGCCGTGCTTGAACGCGGGATCGCACGAAGGGCGTGGCTCTTCCGCCGCCAGGGGATCGGTCGCCGTGGGGTCGGCGACCGGCCGCTTGCGGTCCGCGGGTTCGGAGAATTCGTGACCGGCCATGGCTGTCTCGGCGATGTGATCCTTTGTCGGGGACGACGGTGTGCGGCGGAGCTGTGTCCGGGAATCGTCTTCCCGTCCCCATACCCCCAAGGGTACGGCGGCACGCCTCCTTAGCCCAGATCCCGCACAGGCTGCACGGGGTTCCAGGGAGCATGCACGAGGGAACGCCCGTAACGCAATGGTTGCTGCCCCGTACAGGCGCTTTGCACGGCGTTCACGCACACACCGGAGCGGACGGCGCACCACGGGACGCGGCAGTGACCGACCGGTCGGGTCCGCGTTGAATCCGGTGACCCACCGCCGGAGGGAGCACGCCGTGCCCGGACCCCGCACCGCCGCGCAGAAGCGCGCCGTGCCCGGACCCCGCATCGCCGCGCAGAAGCGCACCGCGCCTGACACCGTGAGCGATGTGACCCGCTGGGCGGGCTTCTGCTGCGTCCTGGTCCCCGTCGTCCTCGTCTGGTGCGGCACCTCGCTCGCCGGCGCCATCAGCACCGCCCTCGGTCTGGCGGCCGTCACCATCGCGTGCGGCGCGCTGCTCCGGCAGTCGCAGCGGGGTGCCGCACGCCTGCGGGCCGAGGAGATCGCCCCGCACCGAGGACGCCACAGCCGGACCGGAGCGGGGGCGCACAGAGGCGGACGTCACAGTGGTGGAAACACTCCGGTCGACTGACCGGTTTCCGCGCACGCGCCCGTATCTTTTCAGCCAACTTCTCAATCTCATGCATCACGCCGTGGAACGGCCCCCCACCCCCCGTTCCACCTGCGCTGAAAGGGTCCCGGACGGCGCCCGCACCCTACGGGGATTGGCCACCGGGACGAGGCGCACTTCCCTGCACGCTCCACGAGTGCAACCCTTCGTGATCGAATGCTTCACGCCAAGTTGCCATGTCGACAATGTGCCGGATGGTGAACTGGTCACGCCGGCACCGCGCGACACAGTAGATTCGATCATGACTGTCTACGGCGGGGGACTCGTGCAGGACCGAGGGGAAACGTGCAGGAGCGACACAACCGAGGAGCCGCGACCACCGAGGGGGGCTTAGCAGGATGAGCCATGACTCAACTGCCGCGCCGGACGCCGCGGCCCGGAAGCTGTCCGGGCGACGCCGCAAGGAGATCGTCGCGGTGCTGCTGTTCAGCGGCGGCCCCATCTTCGAGAGTTCCATTCCGCTTTCGGTGTTCGGGATTGACCGCCAGGACGCCGGAGTGCCGCGCTACCGCCTGCTGGTGGCGGCCGGCGAGGAAGGCCCGCTGCGGACCACAGGGGGCCTGGAACTGACCGCACCGTACGGGCTGGAGGCGATCTCGCGGGCGGGCACCGTCGTGGTGCCGGCCTGGCGGTCGATCACCTCTCCGCCACCGGAGGAGGCGCTCGAGGCGCTGCGCCGGGCGCACGAGGAGGGCGCCCGCATCGTGGGGCTGTGCACCGGCGCCTTCGTGCTGGCCGCCGCAGGGCTGCTGGACGGGCGGCCGGCCACCACGCACTGGATGTACGCACCGACGCTGGCCAAGCGCTATCCGTCGGTGCACGTCGACCCACGCGAGCTGTTCGTGGACGACGGGGACGTCCTGACGTCGGCCGGTACGGCGGCCGGCATCGACCTGTGCCTCCACATCGTGCGCACGGACCACGGCAACGAGGCGGCGGGCGCGCTCGCCCGGCGCCTGGTGGTCCCGCCGCGCCGCAGCGGAGGCCAGGAGCGCTACCTCGACCGGTCTTTACCCGAGGAGATCGGCGCCGACCCGCTCGCGGAGGTCGTCGCCTGGGCGCTGGAACACCTCCACGAACAGTTCGACGTGGAGACGCTGGCGGCGCGCGCGTACATGAGCCGGCGGACGTTCGACCGGCGGTTCCGCTCGCTCACCGGCAGCGCGCCGCTGCAGTGGCTGATCACCCAGCGGGTGCTGCAGGCGCAGCGGCTGCTCGAGACCTCCGACTACTCGGTCGACGAGGTCGCCGGGCGCTGCGGCTTCCGCTCGCCGGTCGCGCTGCGCGGCCACTTCCGGCGCCAGCTCGGCTCGTCGCCCGCTGCCTACCGGGCCGCGTACCGGGCGCGCCGCCCGCAGAGCGACCGGCAGGCGGACGCCGAGAGCTCCGGCCCGCCCGCGCCGCAGGCCGCGCCCGAGTCCGCCCAGCTCCCGATGCAGACCCGCCGGACGGCTGCGACGAACGGGATCGGTCCCTCGGCGCCCCTGTCCACGGACCACCCGGGCAAACACGTGCCCGAGCTGTACGCGGCGGGCCGCCCGAGCGTGCCGGGGCAGCGCAGCGCGCAGTAGCACCACCGCCGTGCCGGCGCACCGGCGTGCGCCGGCCCACCGGCGAGGACGGGCGGGACCGGGGGTCGTAGGACCCCGGTCCCGCCCGTCGCCGTATCCGCCCGTGCACAGGTCACATGCACGGGCGGTCCGCATGCCACGCCCGGGCCATAAGGTGGGACACATGAACGATCGCATGGTGTGGATCGACTGCGAGATGACCGGCCTCTCGCTGTCCGACGACGCGCTCATCGAGGTGGCAGCGCTGGTCACCGACTCCGAGCTGAACGTACTCGGCGAGGGGGTGGACATCGTGATCCGGCCGCCGGACGCGGCACTGGAGACGATGCCGGAGGTGGTGCGTCAGATGCACACCGCCTCGGGACTGCTCGACGAGCTGGCGGCCGGCACGACGCTCGCCGACGCCGAGGAGCAGGTCCTGACCTACGTACGGGAGTGGGTCAAGGAACCGGGCAAGGCGCCCCTGTGCGGCAACTCCGTCGGCACGGACCGCGGCTTCCTCTCCCGCGACATGCCGACGCTGGAGGACTACCTGCACTACCGGATCGTGGACGTCAGCTCGATCAAGGAGCTGGCCCGGCGCTGGTACCCGCGGGCCTACTTCAACAGTCCGGAGAAGAACGGCAACCACCGGGCGCTGGCCGACATCCGCGAGTCGATCGCGGAGCTGCGCTACTACCGGGAGGCGATCTTCGTATCGCAGCCGGGCCCCGACTCCGACACGGCGCGGACGATCGCGGCCAAGCACGTGCTGCCCGCTCGGTAGCGGTCTCGGCGGGGCCCGACGGGGCGCCACGCCCGACGCACGGGGAAACGCTGGCGCGAGCACCCCTTCGGACCCTGTACACTTTTTCTCGGCCGGTGGGGGAAACCACTGCGAAAACACCGGTCATGGTGGGTGTAGCTCAGCTGGTAGAGCACCTGGTTGTGGTCCAGGATGTCGCGGGTTCGAGTCCCGTCACTCACCCTTCGTAGTCAGCCGGTGGCCTGTGGGAGCAGGTCGCCGGCTGAACTGCTTTTCAGCACGGCTCTTCTTTTGCACACGGCTCTTCTTCGAGGGCGCCCATCGCCGCCTGAAGGACACGGTGCCGGCCGAGCAGGTCGGTGCTGTCGGCCCACTGGTCCACGCCTCCGACCAGGGGCAGACCGCGAAGATCGGGGTCCGTGACCGTGTGGGCCAGGGCCTGTGCGAAGCGCTCGGCGCGCAGGACGAGGAACGGGCGTGCGTGGTAGGGGCGGGGCCTCGGGTCCACCGGGGTGGTCAGTCCGGAGGCGTTCTGCAGGGAAGCGACCGCTTCGTACGCGTCGCACAGGTGCCCTTCCCGGGCCGGATGGTCCGTCGCCGCCAGCGCACCGCGCAGTGACGGAGTGAGCGACGCGGCCACCGGCAGCCGGCCGAACGCGCTGCCCAGCCATTTGCCGTAGGGGGCGTACCGGCGCTCCAGCAGCAGGCACAGCCGCATCAGGTCCCGTACGAGACGGGCGGCCGTGACGGCGGAGCCGATGTCGTCGCCGACCTCCGCGCAGCGTCCCACGAACGCCTCTTCCTGCGAGATGCGCTGCCACTGGCACGCCAGCAGGTACCGCCACACCTGCTCCGGGTACCAGGCCAGCCGGCGCCGCGCGGCGGTGAGGGTGCCGAGCACGTCGTGGAACACCGCGCCGCCGGTGGTCTCGGCGAGCCGTTGCTGGGGCATCGCCAGCCAAGTGCGCACGCTCGGCTCCCGGCCGGCCGAGCGCAGCCCGAGCCGCTCTGCGAGCCAGCCTTCGACGTCGTGCACGTCGACACGGTGGTTGACCGGGCCGCCGGTCAGCCGCATGCGTCCGACCGGGTCCAGCGGGTCGTCGCTCTCCTGGAAGTGGGTGGGCCAGCCGCGCAGCTGCTTCGGCAGCCGTTCGGCCAGCAGGCGGCGGATGTCGTCGCCGTGCCGGGCGCGGTCCTCGGCCGAGAGGAAGAGC of Streptomyces cynarae contains these proteins:
- a CDS encoding universal stress protein is translated as MAGHEFSEPADRKRPVADPTATDPLAAEEPRPSCDPAFKHGVVVGFDGSTSSERALAYAIGMAYRSGSGLIIVHVANRLPTTVWAGCEPPVFVDVPDHRTEVLGLELACADHLADVPWILVERGGDICHELEEVGREYEADAIVVGSTHGIVGRIFGSVAGRLAKRAQRPVIVIP
- the orn gene encoding oligoribonuclease encodes the protein MNDRMVWIDCEMTGLSLSDDALIEVAALVTDSELNVLGEGVDIVIRPPDAALETMPEVVRQMHTASGLLDELAAGTTLADAEEQVLTYVREWVKEPGKAPLCGNSVGTDRGFLSRDMPTLEDYLHYRIVDVSSIKELARRWYPRAYFNSPEKNGNHRALADIRESIAELRYYREAIFVSQPGPDSDTARTIAAKHVLPAR
- a CDS encoding DUF4037 domain-containing protein, with amino-acid sequence MATYEARFMPGLKLSAILYEEAVGPLLREAFPGLRYAAARIGSGSEVLGFDTPRSADHEWGPRLELFLSAEDRARHGDDIRRLLAERLPKQLRGWPTHFQESDDPLDPVGRMRLTGGPVNHRVDVHDVEGWLAERLGLRSAGREPSVRTWLAMPQQRLAETTGGAVFHDVLGTLTAARRRLAWYPEQVWRYLLACQWQRISQEEAFVGRCAEVGDDIGSAVTAARLVRDLMRLCLLLERRYAPYGKWLGSAFGRLPVAASLTPSLRGALAATDHPAREGHLCDAYEAVASLQNASGLTTPVDPRPRPYHARPFLVLRAERFAQALAHTVTDPDLRGLPLVGGVDQWADSTDLLGRHRVLQAAMGALEEEPCAKEEPC
- a CDS encoding helix-turn-helix domain-containing protein — protein: MSHDSTAAPDAAARKLSGRRRKEIVAVLLFSGGPIFESSIPLSVFGIDRQDAGVPRYRLLVAAGEEGPLRTTGGLELTAPYGLEAISRAGTVVVPAWRSITSPPPEEALEALRRAHEEGARIVGLCTGAFVLAAAGLLDGRPATTHWMYAPTLAKRYPSVHVDPRELFVDDGDVLTSAGTAAGIDLCLHIVRTDHGNEAAGALARRLVVPPRRSGGQERYLDRSLPEEIGADPLAEVVAWALEHLHEQFDVETLAARAYMSRRTFDRRFRSLTGSAPLQWLITQRVLQAQRLLETSDYSVDEVAGRCGFRSPVALRGHFRRQLGSSPAAYRAAYRARRPQSDRQADAESSGPPAPQAAPESAQLPMQTRRTAATNGIGPSAPLSTDHPGKHVPELYAAGRPSVPGQRSAQ